A genomic segment from Nicotiana tabacum cultivar K326 chromosome 7, ASM71507v2, whole genome shotgun sequence encodes:
- the LOC107802876 gene encoding chlorophyll a-b binding protein CP24 10A, chloroplastic-like encodes MATTSAALLNGLSSSFLTGGKKSRALLGAPVAARVGGLATPKRFIVVAAAPKKSWLPGVKGGGNLVDPEWLDGSLPGDYGFDPLGLGKDPAFLKWYREAELIHGRWAMAAVLGIFVGQAWSGIPWFEAGADPGAIAPFSFGSLLGTQLLLMGWVESKRWVDFFNPESQSVEWATPWSKTAENFANFTGEQGYPGGKFFDPLGLAGTLQDGVYIPDTEKLERLKVAEIKHARLAMLAMLIFYFEAGQGKTPLGALGL; translated from the exons ATGGCTACAACATCTGCTGCATTGCTGAATGGCTTGAGCTCCTCTTTCTTGACTGGTGGCAAGAAAAGTCGGGCCTTGTTGGGTGCTCCAGTTGCCGCCAGAGTTGGTGGTCTTGCCACTCCCAAGAGGTTCATTGTGGTGGCTGCTGCTCCTAAGAAATCTTGGCTTCCTGGTGTTAAAGGTGGTGGCAATTTGGTTGACCCCGAGTGGCTCGATGGCTC GCTCCCTGGTGACTATGGTTTTGACCCACTTGGTCTTGGAAAGGACCCTGCATTCTTGAAATGGTACAGAGAAGCAGAGCTCATTCACGGCAGATGGGCAATGGCTGCAGTATTGGGCATCTTTGTTGGTCAAGCCTGGAGTGGCATTCCGTGGTTCGAGGCTGGTGCTGACCCCGGTGCTATTGCACCTTTCTCTTTTGGCTCACTTCTTGGTACTCAGCTTCTCCTCATGGGGTGGGTTGAGAGCAAAAGGTGGGTGGACTTCTTCAACCCTGAGTCTCAGTCAGTAGAATGGGCCACTCCATGGTCCAAGACTGCCGAAAACTTTGCCAACTTCACTGGAGAACAAGGTTACCCTGGTGGCAAATTCTTCGATCCCTTGGGCTTAGCTGGTACACTTCAGGACGGTGTTTATATCCCCGACACAGAGAAGCTTGAGAGACTAAAGGTTGCTGAGATCAAGCATGCTAGACTTGCTATGTTAGCCATGTTAATTTTCTACTTTGAGGCCGGGCAAGGGAAGACACCCCTTGGAGCTCTTGGTTTGTAA